The following proteins come from a genomic window of Triticum aestivum cultivar Chinese Spring chromosome 6A, IWGSC CS RefSeq v2.1, whole genome shotgun sequence:
- the LOC123132276 gene encoding probable diaminopimelate decarboxylase, chloroplastic — MAAANLLSRSLVPSLTPNPGSQPSRSRAASVSLRRRHGPAAPLRASLSTASPSTRVAMGEAPKHCFQRGADGHLYCEGVRVEDAMAAADRTPFYLYSKPQVVRNFTAYDKALQGLRSIVGYAVKANNNLSVLQLLRGLGCGAVLVSGNELRLALRAGFDPTRCIFNGNGKTLEDLILAAESGVFVNIDSEFDLENIVAAARVAGRQVPVLLRINPDVDPQVHPYVATGNKTSKFGIRNEKLQWFLDSIKSYSNDIKLVGVHCHLGSTITKVDIFRDAANLMVNFVDEIRAQGFELEYLNIGGGLGIDYHHTGAVLPTPMDLINTVRELVLSRDLTLIIEPGRSLIANTCCFVNKVTGVKSNGTKNFIVVDGSMAELIRPSLYGAYQHIELVSPSPGAEVATFDIVGPVCESADFLGKDRELPTPDKGAGLVVHDAGAYCMSMASTYNLKMRPAEYWVEDDGSIVKIRHGETFDDYMKFFDGLPA, encoded by the exons ATGGCGGCGGCCAACCTCCTCTCCCGCTCCCTCGTCCCCTCGCTGACCCCCAACCCCGGCAGCCAACCAAGCCGGAGCCGCGCCGCATCCGTCTCGCTGCGCCGCCGTCACGGGCCCGCGGCCCCCCTCCGCGCCTCCCTCTCCACGGCCTCCCCGTCCACGCGCGTGGCCATGGGGGAGGCGCCCAAGCACTGCTTCCAGCGCGGCGCCGACGGCCACCTCTACTGCGAGGGGGTGCGGGTGGAGGACGCGATGGCGGCGGCAGACCGGACCCCGTTCTATCTCTACAGCAAGCCGCAGGTCGTCCGGAACTTCACCGCCTACGACAAGGCGCTCCAGGGGCTCCGCTCAATCGTGGGGTACGCGGTGAAGGCTAACAACAACCTCAGCGTGCTGCAGCTCCTGCGGGGGCTCGGGTGCGGCGCCGTCCTCGTCAGCGGCAACGAGCTCCGCCTCGCGCTACGGGCAGGATTTGACCCCACCAG GTGCATATTTAATGGAAATGGAAAGACATTGGAAGATCTTATTTTAGCCGCAGAGAGTGGAGTATTTGTAAATATAGACAGTGAATTTGATTTGGAGAATATTGTCGCTGCTGCAAGAGTTGCAGGAAGGCAAGTGCCTGTTTTGCTCAGAATTAATCCAGATGTGGATCCACAG GTTCATCCCTACGTTGCCACTGGAAACAAAACATCCAAATTTGGGATTCGCAATGAAAAATTGCAGTGGTTCTTAGACTCTATTAAATCATATTCAAATGATATCAAACTGGTGGGTGTTCATTGCCATCTTGGATCTACCATTACAAAG GTCGATATATTCAGAGACGCTGCAAATCTTATGGTGAACTTTGTTGATGAAATTCGAGCACAAGGTTTTGAGTTGGAGTACCTGAATATTGGAGGTGGTTTGGGGATAGACTACCACCACACTGGTGCAGTCTTGCCTACACCTATGGATCTTATCAACACT GTCCGGGAATTGGTCCTCTCACGGGATCTTACTCTCATTATTGAACCTGGAAGATCCCTGATCGCCAATACTTGCTGCTTCGTCAATAAGGTCACTGGTGTAAAATCGAATGGCACGAAGAATTTCATTGTAGTTGATGGCAGCATGGCCGAGCTCATCAGGCCTAGTCTATATGGAGCATATCAG CATATAGAACTAGTTTCTCCCTCTCCAGGTGCAGAAGTAGCAACCTTCGATATTGTTGGGCCAGTCTGCGAATCTGCAGATTTCCTTGGCAAAGACAGGGAGCTTCCAACACCTGACAAG GGAGCTGGTTTGGTTGTCCACGACGCAGGAGCCTACTGCATGAGCATGGCTTCGACCTACAACCTGAAGATGAGGCCAGCCGAGTATTGG GTAGAGGACGATGGGTCCATTGTTAAGATCAGGCACGGTGAAACATTTGACGACTACATGAAGTTCTTTGATGGTCTTCCTGCCTAG